The proteins below come from a single Beutenbergia cavernae DSM 12333 genomic window:
- a CDS encoding ABC transporter substrate-binding protein: MRFTTRGALAVGAVLALGLAACSSGDPDAGEGGQTQIVIWDAGLLTKSTEDGEIIEESSFLTQAVAMYEEEHPDIDIEVVQTTGDISATAAQFQAASIAGDGPDIRTSFTGGNTISFAEFLLDLDGTFDDATVDDLSGWNTVREGYAEDGALLGMPYGGGSYFYVFYNKELAEQAGLDLSEPPATWEDLLDVGQQVQDSGVEAAPFWIANLEGYVGAWVIAALVGGELGSDAFTQMYNQEIAVDDDAMVRAYEAYAELYSRGLTNPDAGSVSNGDASLGFVQGDGVFYISGGWENASLTEAMGDNIGVFPIPVLEGAEYPNTAAGGPNIAISITNYSEVQEEAKDFLRFLAEPEMIDLYVELFQVEASNSASADPSVITNPLLQTQAEMLVDADAVVFPFDNVMPQGLIDLFYRVNATTFLGTTTPEDAVGQLQDLASTELG; this comes from the coding sequence ATGAGGTTCACGACGAGAGGCGCGCTGGCCGTGGGTGCCGTGCTGGCGCTCGGGCTCGCCGCCTGCAGCTCCGGTGACCCGGACGCGGGGGAGGGCGGGCAGACCCAGATCGTGATCTGGGATGCCGGACTGCTGACGAAGAGCACCGAGGACGGCGAGATCATCGAGGAGTCGTCGTTCCTCACCCAGGCGGTCGCGATGTACGAGGAGGAGCACCCCGACATCGACATCGAAGTGGTGCAGACCACCGGTGACATCAGCGCGACCGCTGCACAGTTCCAGGCCGCCTCGATCGCGGGCGACGGACCGGACATCCGCACGTCGTTCACGGGCGGCAACACGATCTCGTTCGCGGAGTTCCTGCTCGACCTTGACGGGACCTTCGACGACGCGACCGTCGACGACCTCAGCGGATGGAACACGGTCCGCGAGGGCTATGCCGAGGACGGCGCTCTGCTCGGCATGCCCTACGGCGGCGGATCGTACTTCTACGTCTTCTACAACAAGGAGCTCGCCGAGCAGGCTGGGCTCGACCTCAGCGAACCGCCGGCGACCTGGGAGGACCTGCTCGACGTCGGTCAGCAGGTCCAGGACTCCGGCGTCGAGGCCGCCCCCTTCTGGATCGCCAACCTCGAAGGCTACGTCGGTGCCTGGGTGATCGCCGCGCTCGTGGGTGGCGAGCTCGGGTCCGACGCCTTCACGCAGATGTACAACCAGGAGATCGCGGTCGACGACGACGCCATGGTGCGCGCGTACGAGGCGTACGCCGAGCTGTACTCCCGAGGGCTCACGAACCCCGACGCGGGCAGCGTCTCGAACGGCGACGCGAGCCTCGGCTTCGTGCAGGGCGACGGGGTGTTCTACATCAGCGGCGGTTGGGAGAACGCGAGCCTGACCGAGGCGATGGGCGACAACATCGGCGTGTTCCCGATCCCGGTCCTCGAAGGTGCCGAGTACCCGAACACGGCCGCGGGCGGCCCGAACATCGCGATCTCGATCACGAACTACTCGGAGGTCCAGGAGGAGGCGAAGGACTTCCTGCGCTTCCTGGCGGAGCCGGAGATGATCGACCTGTACGTCGAGCTCTTCCAGGTCGAGGCGTCCAACAGCGCGAGCGCGGACCCGTCGGTCATCACCAACCCGCTCCTCCAGACCCAGGCCGAGATGCTGGTCGACGCGGACGCGGTCGTCTTCCCGTTCGACAACGTCATGCCGCAGGGACTCATCGATCTCTTCTACCGCGTCAACGCGACGACGTTCCTCGGCACGACGACGCCGGAGGACGCCGTCGGCCAGCTCCAGGATCTCGCGAGCACGGAGCTCGGCTGA
- a CDS encoding alpha-galactosidase, with the protein MSAQLDLVAGDQPTLAVRVGGRDAVVPSGLFRLEIDRRVVDGFDDGSAEVLPGQAGVRGSVADGAAHVEWSAREIAGRGVWELAARITNTSDRPITLTRMDPLSARLAPGRWTTLHFRSAWGDEFAPERGTTDSHLRLDVRSGRSSHGRSPWLGLENGDAGVVVAPAWSGNWHIDVIDGGRVDAGISTWRFATVLQPGESVTAPSVVLAAGSTLDDAAVALAAAVGAAWIPRSPASEAMPVEWNHWWPYEDQEVDEGVIWRNAEVAASCGFDVATVDAGWFGAPEADSVWMEQRGDWHQTNTARFPSGLAALGAGIRDRGVKAGMWIEAEAIGAAAELRRSRPDVVALSEPSFRHDPSYGVQTVSLDPDDPSFLGYVCLGSPAGREHVSAALDALVTETGAEWIKLDFNIDPDSGCRRTDHGHGADDGLFRHYEGLYAVLDAFRERHPEVVLESCSSGGLRLDLGLARHVHCHFLSDPDYTEHHLQVLWGASLMLPPAAILHWSWSQWRGDYPPARKDFAALGTDEFDAMLRAAMMHRFGVSLRLDELRPELLERLSAHVSLFHGSLADLVRSGSLRRLSEQPVRGRRGERAPAFQLVAADRHAVFAFRLDGAEDLAPVHPVDIDDSRDYRVTDVDSGDGFVRSGAELRRSGLSPAESRRSALWLLDAV; encoded by the coding sequence GTGTCCGCTCAGCTCGACCTCGTCGCCGGCGACCAGCCCACCCTCGCCGTCCGCGTCGGAGGACGCGACGCCGTCGTCCCGTCCGGTCTGTTCCGCCTGGAGATCGACCGGCGCGTCGTCGACGGCTTCGACGACGGCAGCGCCGAGGTGCTGCCCGGGCAGGCCGGCGTGCGCGGCAGCGTGGCCGACGGCGCGGCTCACGTCGAGTGGTCGGCCCGCGAGATTGCGGGTCGCGGCGTGTGGGAGCTCGCCGCTCGGATCACGAACACGTCCGACCGGCCGATCACCCTCACCCGGATGGATCCCCTGTCGGCGCGTCTCGCGCCCGGGCGCTGGACGACGCTGCACTTCCGTTCCGCCTGGGGCGACGAGTTCGCCCCCGAGCGCGGGACGACAGACTCGCACCTGCGGCTCGACGTCCGGTCCGGGCGTTCGTCCCACGGTCGCTCGCCGTGGCTCGGTCTGGAGAACGGTGACGCGGGCGTCGTCGTCGCGCCGGCGTGGAGCGGCAACTGGCACATCGACGTCATCGACGGAGGCCGGGTCGACGCCGGCATCTCGACCTGGCGCTTCGCGACGGTGCTGCAGCCGGGCGAGTCCGTGACGGCGCCCTCGGTGGTGCTCGCCGCCGGCAGCACACTGGACGACGCGGCGGTGGCGCTCGCCGCGGCCGTCGGCGCGGCCTGGATCCCGCGGTCGCCCGCGTCGGAGGCGATGCCGGTGGAGTGGAACCACTGGTGGCCCTACGAGGACCAGGAGGTGGACGAGGGCGTCATCTGGCGCAACGCGGAGGTGGCGGCGTCGTGCGGGTTCGACGTGGCGACCGTGGACGCGGGCTGGTTCGGCGCCCCGGAGGCCGACTCGGTGTGGATGGAGCAGCGCGGCGACTGGCACCAGACCAACACCGCCCGCTTCCCGAGCGGGCTCGCGGCTCTCGGCGCCGGGATCCGGGACCGCGGCGTCAAGGCCGGCATGTGGATCGAGGCGGAGGCGATCGGCGCCGCGGCCGAGCTCCGCCGGAGCCGTCCGGACGTGGTCGCACTGTCGGAGCCGTCCTTCCGTCACGACCCGTCGTACGGCGTCCAGACCGTCTCGCTCGACCCCGACGACCCGAGCTTCCTCGGATACGTGTGCCTCGGTTCGCCGGCCGGGCGGGAGCACGTCAGCGCGGCGCTGGACGCGCTCGTCACCGAGACCGGCGCCGAGTGGATCAAGCTCGACTTCAACATCGACCCGGACTCCGGCTGCCGGCGCACCGACCACGGTCATGGAGCCGACGACGGCCTGTTCCGGCACTACGAGGGCCTGTACGCGGTGCTCGACGCGTTCCGCGAGCGCCATCCCGAGGTCGTGCTCGAGTCGTGCTCGTCCGGCGGGCTCCGCCTCGATCTCGGGCTCGCGCGGCACGTCCACTGCCACTTCCTGTCCGACCCCGACTACACCGAGCACCACCTCCAGGTGCTGTGGGGCGCGAGCCTCATGCTTCCCCCGGCGGCGATCCTGCACTGGTCGTGGTCGCAGTGGCGTGGCGACTACCCGCCCGCCCGGAAGGACTTCGCCGCCCTCGGCACGGACGAGTTCGACGCGATGCTCCGGGCGGCGATGATGCATCGGTTCGGCGTCTCCCTGCGGTTGGACGAGCTGCGCCCAGAGCTCCTCGAGCGACTCAGCGCGCACGTCTCGCTGTTCCACGGGTCGCTCGCGGACCTGGTGCGCTCCGGGAGCCTGCGCCGGTTGAGCGAGCAGCCGGTCCGCGGCCGCCGGGGCGAGCGCGCTCCGGCGTTCCAGCTCGTCGCCGCCGATCGCCATGCGGTCTTCGCGTTCCGTCTCGACGGCGCGGAGGACCTGGCGCCCGTGCACCCGGTCGACATCGACGACAGCCGCGACTATCGGGTCACCGACGTCGACTCCGGCGACGGGTTCGTCCGCTCCGGAGCCGAGCTGCGTCGCAGCGGCCTGTCGCCCGCGGAGTCGCGTCGCTCTGCGCTCTGGTTGCTCGACGCCGTCTGA
- a CDS encoding SMP-30/gluconolactonase/LRE family protein yields the protein MNIDAIAATADELGESALWDAAEGALYWLDLARPTLHRWDGSGDVRSSPVPLPAPLGALLPTSSREDLLLAAGRRLYRISRTSAAVAPLEPELGLTPGTHVNDAKTDATGAIWLSTADVAERAPVGGLVRASDGTGAPERFVVTNGPAFSQDGSEVYVSDSVGGRVLAYGLREGMLGEGRLVVQFSEDDGLPDGLAVDAEHGIWVAHWDAGCLSRHDPSGTLTARVDLPARHVTSLAFGGPDLEDLFVTTARYELSPAEIAAHPGSGSVFRLRPGVRGVPAEPASL from the coding sequence GTGAACATCGACGCGATCGCCGCCACAGCTGACGAGCTCGGCGAGTCGGCGCTCTGGGACGCTGCGGAGGGTGCGCTCTACTGGCTGGATCTCGCGCGTCCGACGCTGCACCGCTGGGACGGGAGCGGCGACGTCCGGTCGTCCCCCGTGCCGCTGCCGGCTCCGCTCGGTGCCCTCCTGCCGACCAGCTCCAGGGAGGACCTCCTGCTCGCCGCCGGCCGCCGCCTGTACCGGATCTCCCGCACGAGCGCTGCCGTCGCACCGCTCGAACCTGAGCTGGGCCTCACGCCCGGGACCCACGTCAACGACGCGAAGACCGATGCCACCGGCGCCATCTGGCTGAGCACGGCCGACGTCGCCGAGCGCGCGCCGGTGGGCGGGCTCGTGCGGGCATCGGACGGTACGGGGGCGCCCGAGCGCTTTGTCGTGACGAACGGACCGGCGTTCAGCCAGGACGGGAGCGAGGTGTACGTCAGCGACTCCGTCGGCGGGCGCGTGCTCGCCTACGGTCTGCGCGAGGGGATGCTCGGTGAGGGCCGGCTCGTCGTGCAGTTCAGCGAGGACGACGGGTTGCCGGACGGGCTGGCCGTCGACGCCGAGCACGGGATCTGGGTCGCCCACTGGGACGCCGGGTGCCTCAGCCGCCACGACCCGTCGGGCACGCTGACGGCCCGCGTCGACCTGCCGGCGCGCCACGTGACGAGCCTGGCGTTCGGCGGGCCGGACCTGGAGGACCTCTTCGTGACCACGGCGCGCTACGAGCTCAGCCCTGCCGAGATCGCCGCGCACCCGGGGTCCGGCTCCGTCTTCCGGCTCCGGCCCGGCGTGCGCGGGGTGCCGGCCGAACCGGCCAGCCTGTAA
- a CDS encoding carbohydrate ABC transporter permease, with translation MSASATSATLSRRARTPIFLLLVVGVVTVLYPIVFLLTSAFRSNADYLQNPYGLPGELTFRNFVVLWNSYGVGQAVMNSLTVVLIALVVELALAILAGYALAKYDVPGAKLFRAGFVSVMLIPSQVLIIPIYLLLSRLNLVGEFAGLILVYIATGLSFATFFLSLTFRGVPTELLEAARIDGAGFFRTLRSVAAPVGASGIATLAVLQFLAMWNELLFAYILLPDDDKTMLTPALAQIGGRYLSDQPLVSAGLLITALPPLLLLTFASRYVMQGLAAGVVR, from the coding sequence ATGAGCGCATCCGCCACGAGCGCGACGCTGTCCAGGCGCGCGCGCACCCCGATCTTCCTGCTGCTCGTCGTCGGGGTCGTCACGGTGCTCTACCCGATCGTGTTCCTTCTCACGAGCGCCTTCCGGTCGAACGCCGACTATCTCCAGAACCCCTACGGCCTGCCCGGTGAGCTGACGTTCCGCAACTTCGTCGTGCTGTGGAACAGCTACGGCGTCGGGCAGGCCGTCATGAACAGCCTCACCGTCGTGCTCATCGCCCTCGTGGTCGAGCTCGCCCTGGCGATCCTCGCCGGCTACGCGCTGGCGAAGTACGACGTCCCCGGGGCCAAGCTGTTCCGGGCCGGATTCGTGTCGGTGATGCTGATCCCGAGCCAGGTGCTGATCATCCCGATCTACCTCCTGCTCTCGAGGCTGAACCTGGTGGGCGAGTTCGCCGGCCTCATCCTGGTCTACATCGCGACCGGGCTGTCCTTCGCGACGTTCTTCCTCTCGTTGACGTTCCGTGGCGTGCCGACGGAGCTGCTCGAGGCGGCCCGGATCGACGGCGCCGGGTTCTTCCGGACGCTGAGGTCGGTCGCCGCACCGGTCGGCGCGTCGGGCATCGCGACGCTCGCCGTCCTGCAGTTCCTCGCGATGTGGAACGAGCTCCTGTTCGCGTACATCCTGCTGCCGGACGACGACAAGACCATGCTGACGCCGGCGCTGGCCCAGATCGGTGGCCGCTACCTGTCCGACCAGCCGCTCGTCTCCGCCGGCCTGCTCATCACCGCTCTGCCGCCGCTGCTGCTCCTGACGTTCGCCTCGCGCTACGTGATGCAGGGCCTCGCGGCCGGCGTGGTGCGCTGA
- a CDS encoding mandelate racemase/muconate lactonizing enzyme family protein, protein MRIESVEFFYAAMPSITLEADGSQDALLVRVVADGVVGWGECEASPLVSLAAFVTPRSHGVCQPVSASVLGERLDSPADIARISALVARNSMDLLQAPHTYSGIEMALWDLLGHAREEPVWRLLGYDASYPKVAYASLLFGDTPDETLSRARSATERGFRAVKFGWGPFGEGTPEADADQLQAAREGVGRDTTLLVDAGQIWGEDVESAALRIPALEDARVTWLEEPFPAHAYAEHAALAARTRTLRIAGGEGAHNLHMARNLVDYGHIGFLQIDTGRIGGIGPAKAAADYAAGKGVTFVNHTFTSHLALSASLQPFAGLADHRISEYPAAPKALALDITRDHLLPDADGRIAAPEGPGLGVSVDLDRLGGYVRDVEILLDGDQLYRSPQVGGVAASSALHGIGRA, encoded by the coding sequence ATGCGAATCGAATCGGTGGAGTTCTTCTACGCGGCCATGCCCTCGATCACGCTCGAGGCGGACGGCAGCCAGGATGCGCTCCTGGTGCGTGTCGTCGCCGACGGCGTCGTCGGCTGGGGGGAGTGCGAGGCGTCCCCGCTCGTCTCCCTCGCGGCCTTCGTCACGCCGCGGTCGCACGGCGTCTGCCAACCCGTGAGCGCCTCGGTCCTCGGCGAACGCCTCGACTCGCCCGCCGACATCGCACGGATCAGCGCGCTCGTCGCTCGCAACAGCATGGACCTGCTCCAGGCGCCCCACACGTACTCCGGGATCGAGATGGCGCTCTGGGACCTGCTCGGACATGCCCGGGAGGAGCCGGTCTGGCGCCTGCTCGGGTACGACGCGTCGTACCCGAAGGTCGCCTACGCGTCCCTGCTCTTCGGTGACACGCCCGACGAGACGCTCTCCCGAGCGCGATCGGCGACGGAACGCGGGTTCCGAGCGGTGAAGTTCGGGTGGGGACCGTTCGGCGAGGGCACCCCCGAGGCGGATGCCGACCAGCTCCAGGCCGCCCGGGAGGGCGTGGGCCGCGACACGACGCTCCTCGTGGACGCGGGGCAGATCTGGGGAGAGGACGTCGAGTCAGCCGCCCTGCGCATCCCCGCACTCGAGGACGCGCGCGTGACCTGGCTCGAGGAGCCGTTCCCGGCACACGCCTACGCCGAGCACGCGGCGCTCGCCGCCCGGACGCGGACGCTGCGCATCGCGGGTGGCGAGGGCGCCCACAACCTCCACATGGCACGCAACCTCGTCGACTACGGCCACATCGGGTTCCTCCAGATCGACACCGGCCGGATCGGTGGGATCGGTCCGGCGAAGGCGGCGGCCGACTACGCTGCCGGGAAGGGGGTGACGTTCGTGAACCACACGTTCACCTCACACCTCGCCCTCTCCGCGTCGCTCCAGCCGTTCGCCGGGCTCGCCGACCATCGGATCAGCGAGTACCCCGCCGCCCCGAAGGCGCTGGCGCTCGACATCACGCGTGACCATCTCCTCCCGGACGCCGACGGCCGCATCGCCGCACCCGAGGGACCCGGACTCGGGGTCTCGGTCGATCTCGACCGGCTCGGCGGCTACGTGCGCGACGTCGAGATCCTGCTGGACGGCGATCAGCTCTACCGCAGCCCGCAGGTGGGAGGCGTCGCGGCGTCGAGCGCCCTGCACGGGATCGGACGCGCATGA
- a CDS encoding ribose-phosphate diphosphokinase: protein MRDIRVFAGQSGRAFAAEMCAGLGVPLSDSLLKRFANDCLEVQLLENCRERDVYLVQPIVAPTQENLMELLLMIDAAKGASARRITAVMPHFAYARSDKKDAPRISIGGRLVADLLETAGVDRVLTMTLHAPQVHAFFRVPTDQLHARRELAAHFAGADLSNTTVVSPDLGNAKSATAFARMLGTRVAAGAKERFDDNRVVITSLIGDVAGRDIIVLDDEIANGSTIRAIVDLLDDAGVSSIRVACTHGIFSNGALDRIAGDDRITEVVTTDTVPQRAQHPKLTVLGVAPAFADAVHRIHSGESVSALFDVRPEPADA, encoded by the coding sequence GTGCGCGACATCAGGGTCTTCGCCGGTCAGTCGGGCCGCGCATTCGCGGCAGAGATGTGTGCGGGCCTCGGGGTGCCGCTCAGCGACTCCTTGCTGAAACGGTTCGCGAACGACTGCCTCGAGGTCCAGCTGCTCGAGAACTGCCGCGAACGCGACGTCTACCTCGTGCAGCCGATCGTCGCGCCCACCCAGGAGAACCTCATGGAGCTCCTGCTGATGATCGACGCCGCGAAGGGTGCGTCCGCGCGTCGCATCACCGCTGTCATGCCGCACTTCGCGTACGCACGCTCGGACAAGAAGGACGCGCCGCGCATCTCGATCGGCGGGCGGCTCGTCGCCGACCTCCTCGAGACGGCCGGCGTGGACCGCGTGCTCACGATGACCCTGCACGCCCCCCAGGTGCACGCCTTCTTCCGCGTGCCGACGGATCAGCTGCACGCCCGCCGCGAGCTCGCCGCCCACTTCGCCGGAGCCGACCTGTCGAACACCACCGTCGTCTCGCCCGACCTCGGGAACGCGAAGAGCGCGACGGCGTTCGCCCGGATGCTCGGCACGCGCGTCGCCGCCGGGGCCAAGGAGCGATTCGACGACAACCGGGTCGTCATCACGTCGCTCATCGGCGACGTCGCCGGCCGCGACATCATCGTGCTCGACGACGAGATCGCCAACGGCTCGACCATCCGTGCCATCGTCGACCTGCTCGACGACGCCGGCGTCAGCTCGATCCGGGTCGCCTGCACGCACGGGATCTTCTCCAACGGCGCCCTCGACCGCATCGCCGGCGACGACCGGATCACCGAGGTCGTCACCACCGACACGGTCCCGCAGCGCGCCCAGCACCCGAAGCTCACCGTGCTCGGGGTGGCGCCGGCGTTCGCGGACGCCGTGCACCGCATCCACAGCGGCGAGTCGGTGAGCGCCCTGTTCGACGTGCGTCCTGAGCCCGCCGATGCCTGA
- a CDS encoding carbohydrate ABC transporter permease, with translation MGILAVREGGDVAAVTSPPSERQSRLARRGRMIGLAAVLPAFLVVVGFMIYPVLFALYISFNDSNGLRFDWVGLANYLDILADPQVHQIFITNLKFLISVPLVIFAALVVSILLFERIRGWRAFRVLFFLPNVLSAAVIGIMFKSVFGYNGPFMAALEALGGERIDPFVDGNLAIAVIVLALVWSGFGYQSLLLLSGLTAIDPAVFEAAALDGAGWWTRLWHITLPNIRRVLGFVFIINVLYTFSSLFGFVFVMTAGGPGFETTTLDYLVYLRAFSTSNLGSGAALAVLLFMFIGLLTLVQARFFKLSEDD, from the coding sequence ATGGGAATCCTCGCAGTGCGCGAGGGCGGGGACGTCGCCGCCGTGACGTCCCCCCCGAGCGAACGCCAGAGCAGGCTCGCTCGGCGCGGACGGATGATCGGGCTCGCCGCCGTGCTCCCGGCGTTCCTCGTGGTCGTCGGGTTCATGATCTACCCGGTGCTGTTCGCGTTGTACATCTCGTTCAACGACTCGAACGGCTTGCGGTTCGACTGGGTCGGGCTGGCCAACTACCTGGACATCCTGGCCGACCCGCAGGTCCACCAGATCTTCATCACGAACCTCAAGTTCCTGATCTCGGTTCCGCTCGTGATCTTCGCCGCGCTCGTGGTGTCGATCCTGCTGTTCGAGCGCATCCGCGGCTGGCGGGCGTTCCGCGTGCTCTTCTTCCTGCCGAACGTCCTGTCCGCCGCCGTCATCGGCATCATGTTCAAGTCGGTGTTCGGGTACAACGGTCCGTTCATGGCGGCGCTCGAGGCGCTCGGCGGTGAGCGCATCGACCCGTTCGTCGACGGGAACCTCGCGATCGCCGTCATCGTGCTGGCCCTCGTCTGGTCCGGGTTCGGCTACCAGAGCCTGCTCCTGCTCAGCGGGCTGACGGCGATCGACCCCGCGGTGTTCGAGGCCGCGGCGCTCGACGGCGCGGGGTGGTGGACCCGGTTGTGGCACATCACGCTGCCGAACATCCGGCGCGTGCTCGGCTTCGTGTTCATCATCAACGTGCTCTACACGTTCTCGTCGCTGTTCGGCTTCGTCTTCGTGATGACAGCCGGCGGCCCCGGGTTCGAGACGACGACGCTGGACTACCTGGTCTATCTGCGGGCGTTCTCGACGTCGAACCTCGGCTCCGGCGCCGCCCTCGCCGTCCTGCTCTTCATGTTCATCGGGCTCCTGACGCTCGTGCAGGCGCGGTTCTTCAAGCTCTCGGAGGACGACTGA
- a CDS encoding SDR family NAD(P)-dependent oxidoreductase gives MPVRSTRRALVTGAASGIGAAVAHRLALAGMAVVCADVDVDGAGRVAAETGGDPLELDLRSVPDDLGDRLGYLDVLVSCAGVADSTPTSDLDVAGYRRVMEINLDGTVAVTLAVLPLLRAAASGRVLTISSVQGFRAAADTLAYATSKGALVTFTRALAVDVAEDGVLVNALAPGFVDTPMARMPDGTREYDTPWFRSVYVEHARIPMRRPGTADEVAAAAEFFVSPTNTYVTGQVLAVDGGLMATF, from the coding sequence ATGCCTGTCAGGTCCACACGACGTGCGCTGGTCACGGGGGCGGCGAGCGGCATCGGTGCCGCTGTGGCGCACCGCCTCGCTCTGGCGGGGATGGCGGTCGTCTGCGCGGACGTGGACGTCGACGGCGCCGGGCGCGTCGCTGCCGAGACCGGGGGTGACCCGCTCGAGCTCGACCTCCGGTCGGTCCCGGACGACCTCGGCGACCGCCTCGGGTATCTGGACGTGCTCGTCAGCTGCGCCGGCGTCGCCGACTCGACGCCGACGAGCGACCTGGACGTCGCCGGATACCGGCGCGTCATGGAGATCAACCTGGACGGGACGGTCGCGGTCACGCTCGCCGTCCTGCCGCTGCTCCGGGCCGCCGCCTCGGGGCGCGTCCTCACCATCTCGTCGGTGCAGGGCTTCCGGGCCGCCGCCGACACGCTCGCCTATGCCACCAGCAAGGGCGCCCTGGTGACGTTCACCCGTGCCCTCGCCGTCGACGTCGCCGAGGACGGCGTGCTCGTCAACGCGCTCGCCCCGGGCTTCGTCGACACGCCGATGGCGCGGATGCCGGACGGGACGCGGGAGTACGACACCCCCTGGTTCCGCAGCGTGTACGTCGAGCACGCCCGCATCCCGATGCGCCGCCCCGGCACCGCTGACGAGGTGGCCGCGGCCGCGGAGTTCTTCGTCTCGCCCACCAACACCTATGTCACGGGCCAGGTGCTCGCCGTCGACGGCGGGCTCATGGCGACCTTCTGA
- a CDS encoding DNA-3-methyladenine glycosylase I has translation MTNTSPDDLRLDVGGIHTLRQADPPASGARCFGDGDPLYAAYHDTEWGVPFTDSPDERELFERLSLEAFQSGLSWITILRKRDAFRAAFAGFVPEVVATFDDDDVARHLADPGIVRNRLKVHATIANAHALAALHSEGGTLRALLEEHAPEPGPPPATFADVPPETPGSRALTKVLKKRGFAFVGPTTLYSTMEAVGIVNDHLAGCPTRA, from the coding sequence ATGACGAACACCTCCCCCGATGACCTCCGCCTCGACGTCGGCGGAATCCACACGTTGCGACAGGCCGATCCGCCGGCGTCCGGTGCGCGGTGCTTCGGCGACGGCGACCCGCTGTACGCCGCGTACCACGACACCGAGTGGGGCGTGCCGTTCACGGACAGCCCCGACGAGCGCGAGCTGTTCGAACGGCTCAGCCTCGAGGCGTTCCAGTCCGGCCTCTCGTGGATCACGATCCTGCGCAAGCGCGACGCGTTCCGTGCCGCGTTCGCGGGATTCGTCCCCGAGGTGGTCGCGACGTTCGACGACGACGACGTCGCGCGCCACCTCGCCGACCCGGGCATCGTGCGCAACCGGCTGAAGGTGCACGCGACGATCGCGAACGCGCACGCACTCGCCGCGCTGCACTCCGAGGGCGGGACGCTGAGGGCGCTGTTGGAGGAGCACGCTCCCGAGCCGGGGCCGCCGCCGGCGACGTTCGCCGACGTCCCCCCGGAGACGCCCGGATCGCGCGCGCTGACGAAGGTGCTCAAGAAGCGCGGGTTCGCGTTCGTCGGGCCGACCACGCTCTACTCCACGATGGAGGCCGTCGGGATCGTCAACGACCATCTCGCGGGCTGCCCGACCCGGGCGTAG
- a CDS encoding FadR/GntR family transcriptional regulator, producing the protein MTEAGAETERSSGYSMRGLQGRVIEAIGLDVVGGRYRPGQLLPREAELMVEYGVSRTSLREAMKVLAAKGLVDIRQKVGTRVRPVEMWNAFDSDLLAWFHASGQGEAPMRDLVELRQVLEPAAARFAATRATMADLHDLERAQQAMLDTAHDHAGYAATDVAFHLAVYGASHNALLRRFGHLVADFMHLSFDVQQHAAADGPADFTEDAQGHAAIFEAINRGDADAAAEAMLQVVLDGKSALIKALSHRGTAESRGTRGAP; encoded by the coding sequence ATGACCGAGGCCGGCGCGGAGACCGAGCGCAGCTCCGGGTACTCGATGCGCGGGCTCCAGGGCCGGGTGATCGAGGCGATCGGACTCGATGTGGTCGGTGGCCGGTACCGGCCTGGCCAGCTGCTCCCGCGGGAGGCCGAGCTCATGGTCGAGTACGGCGTGAGCCGGACGTCGTTGCGCGAGGCGATGAAGGTGCTGGCGGCGAAGGGCCTCGTCGACATCCGGCAGAAGGTCGGGACACGCGTGCGCCCCGTCGAGATGTGGAACGCCTTCGACAGCGACCTGCTGGCCTGGTTCCACGCCTCCGGTCAGGGCGAGGCGCCGATGCGCGACCTCGTCGAGCTGCGTCAGGTGCTGGAACCGGCCGCGGCGCGCTTCGCTGCCACCCGGGCCACGATGGCCGACCTGCACGACCTGGAGCGGGCACAGCAGGCGATGCTCGACACGGCGCACGACCACGCCGGGTATGCGGCGACCGACGTCGCCTTCCACCTGGCCGTCTACGGTGCCTCGCACAACGCGCTGCTGCGACGGTTCGGCCACCTCGTGGCCGACTTCATGCACCTCAGCTTCGACGTGCAGCAGCACGCGGCGGCGGACGGACCCGCCGACTTCACGGAGGACGCGCAGGGACATGCGGCGATCTTCGAGGCGATCAACCGGGGCGACGCCGACGCCGCGGCGGAGGCCATGCTCCAGGTCGTGCTCGACGGCAAGAGCGCGCTCATCAAGGCGCTGTCCCATCGCGGGACGGCGGAGTCACGCGGGACGAGAGGAGCTCCATGA